One Scylla paramamosain isolate STU-SP2022 chromosome 5, ASM3559412v1, whole genome shotgun sequence genomic region harbors:
- the LOC135100875 gene encoding lysosomal-associated transmembrane protein 4B-like: MWEPTKCCCCCGVRTGSIVIGVFILVGGCFGLLGGAQTLAGGKSDIATFCQNMDEDVSECVNKFWKVEKASSISSIVVACFHIIFSSFLLYGILKKKTAFFIPLMVVYVIQISIMILASVALIIFMIYEGVPSPAIYFFTVIIGSVIFLETYCLLVIRAYYYQLKREKGHAHTALNECHIETSPYPVNECPPYPGNEVPYSDVRLYPGQKEFPK, from the exons ATGTGGGAGCCAACcaagtgttgctgctgctgtggtgtgAGAACTGGAAGCATTGTAATAGGTGTTTTCATTCTG GTTGGAGGATGTTTTGGTCTTCTAGGTGGAGCACAAACCTTGGCGGGTGGCAAATCTGACATAGCTACATTTTGTCAGAATATGGATGAAGATGTATCAGAATGTGTGAACAAATTTTGGAAAGTTG AGAAAGCATCATCTATTTCATCCATAGTGGTAGCTTGCTTTCATATCATATTTAGCAGTTTTCTCCTTTACGGCATTCTCAAG aaaaaAACTGCATTCTTCATTCCTCTGATGGTTGTATATGTAATACAGATAAGCATCATGATCCTGGCTTCTGTGGCCCTTATTATTTTCATGATATATGAAGGGGTTCCATCTCCAGCCATCTACTTTTTTACAGTCATCATCGGTTCAGTAATATTCTTAGAGACATATTGTCTGCTGGTCATCCGTGCCTATTACTATCAA ctcaagagagaaaaaggacatGCCCACACAGCCCTCAATGAGTGTCACATAGAAACATCTCCATACCCTGTCAATGAATGTCCACCTTATCCAGGCAATGAAGTTCCCTACTCTGATGTTCGTCTGTACCCAGGCCAGAAAGAGTTTCCCAAATAA